In Rhinatrema bivittatum chromosome 17, aRhiBiv1.1, whole genome shotgun sequence, one genomic interval encodes:
- the LOC115079185 gene encoding alpha-(1,3)-fucosyltransferase 6-like — MESNTKTYSFRQLFLFLLIQIVISSFLFTVIQTNRNSTMILCSSTDNNLSKVHLGSSFQAENKESELIILLWAWPFGSQFPLDKCPEQYGISGCHFTANRTWYKHADAVILHHRDVCYSKKQLPQDPRPPNQYWIWFNLESPSHSPNLDFMSNLINLTMSYRRDSDIFTPYGWIQLLEKPRNYSIPSKSKMVAWAVSNWNPGSKRVKYYEELRKHIHIDVFGQGHMPLPREKHHEIISQYKFYLAFENSQHEDYITEKLWSNALLSGAVPIVLGTSRENYERFLPREAFIHIDDFPSAQEMAAYLLELDKNNERYQGYFDWQTWNQPVGKTSWITHVCKACQLLRQSPGYRTISRLDKWFK, encoded by the coding sequence ATGGAGTCCAATACGAAGACCTACTCATTCAGGCAGCTCTTTTTATTCCTCCTTATTCAGATTGTCATCAGCTCCTTTTTATTTACCGTAATACAGACTAACAGGAACTCTACAATGATTCTCTGCTCCTCCACGGATAATAATTTGTCAAAAGTCCATCTTGGGTCATCCTTCCAAGCTGAAAATAAGGAGTCTGAGCTAATCATTTTACTGTGGGCATGGCCCTTCGGATCTCAGTTTCCCCTGGATAAGTGTCCAGAGCAGTATGGCATCTCAGGCTGCCACTTCACAGCCAATAGGACCTGGTACAAGCATGCCGATGCTGTAATCCTTCATCACAGGGATGTTTGTTACAGTAAGAAGCAGCTGCCTCAGGACCCAAGACCACCAAACCAATACTGGATCTGGTTCAACCTAGAGTCACCTTCACATAGCCCTAACCTGGACTTCATGAGCAACCTGATTAATCTTACCATGTCCTACAGGCGTGATTCGGACATCTTCACCCCGTATGGCTGGATACAGTTACTCGAAAAGCCTCGGAATTATAGTATCCCATCCAAATCCAAGATGGTAGCGTGGGCAGTCAGTAACTGGAACCCAGGTTCCAAAAGGGTGAAATATTATGAGGAGCTAAGGAAACATATCCACATAGATGTTTTTGGGCAGGGTCATATGCCCCTCCCCAGAGAAAAGCACCATGAAATCATTTCCCAGTACAAGTTCTATTTAGCTTTTGAGAACTCTCAACACGAGGACTATATCACCGAGAAACTCTGGAGCAATGCACTGCTCTCAGGGGCTGTACCCATAGTTCTTGGCACATCGCGGGAGAATTATGAGCGCTTCTTACCCCGAGAGGCTTTCATCCACATTGATGACTTCCCTAGTGCACAAGAAATGGCTGCTTACTTGCTAGAGCTGGACAAAAATAATGAAAGATACCAGGGTTATTTCGACTGGCAAACCTGGAATCAGCCAGTTGGTAAGACTAGCTGGATCACCCATGTATGTAAAGCCTGCCAGTTACTACGCCAGTCCCCAGGCTATAGAACTATTTCCAGGCTGGACAAATGGTTCAAGTAA